A region from the Ichthyobacterium seriolicida genome encodes:
- a CDS encoding amino acid ABC transporter substrate-binding protein, which yields MIRYFISFSQKKRNIIFLLTFLITYISHGQEKHTKLHKIIQGETVYSICKMYSISEDAFFKYNPDINRDSLKIGDSVIIVDDNYISYHVKSKETLFSISREYNISIDELKRINPFLKDGLKAGNVLLIPVVKEEDLNDVDVALESDLDTQKRVESIELGITEDNSQRYYDSLDIKAAQRVDYVSVKDTLHKRSLDVCLMLPFNKSEVSYSFYNGVRFALDSISIEGVDIKLSVYDTRNDRRIIDSIIKRDDFSNTDIIIGPLYSSNVEFLSDKLRGRIPIIVSPLSKRIVLDKRPNIVNTVSYAEDMHNTILSYFVQNYSSGRICIVGTYDDYKEFLKVKKFISKVAPIDSVQSILLEKHKLERDTLMVKIDSFAVNNFILATKDDVITTDLISSVYGLGDTVIPKIFLLEKTDMIEKLESEYLSNVELHFPDVNHIDYRDEDTKEFLKRYRNKYYTEPDKYGLIGFDVTYDILSKKIFGKDINTPTKGLYSRYIYEKTALGGYKNKHSHIIKYENMEKKELFLKKEDITDEIEYESDSDSDSDSDSDSKTDSIPNLDGIQG from the coding sequence ATGATTAGATATTTTATCTCTTTTTCCCAAAAGAAGAGAAATATAATTTTTCTTTTGACTTTTTTAATTACGTATATATCCCACGGTCAAGAGAAACACACGAAATTGCATAAAATAATTCAGGGTGAAACAGTTTACAGCATATGTAAAATGTACAGTATCTCGGAGGATGCGTTTTTTAAATATAATCCTGATATTAATAGAGATAGTCTTAAAATAGGTGATAGTGTAATTATAGTTGATGATAACTATATTAGTTATCACGTCAAGAGCAAGGAAACGCTTTTTTCAATCAGCAGGGAGTACAATATATCTATAGATGAACTTAAAAGAATAAATCCTTTTTTAAAAGATGGGCTTAAAGCAGGAAATGTATTATTGATACCAGTGGTGAAAGAAGAGGATTTAAACGATGTAGATGTCGCATTAGAATCAGACTTGGATACCCAAAAAAGAGTAGAGAGCATAGAGCTGGGGATTACAGAGGATAATTCTCAGAGATATTATGACAGCTTAGATATAAAAGCAGCACAACGAGTCGATTACGTCAGTGTAAAAGACACATTACATAAAAGATCTTTAGATGTTTGTCTTATGTTGCCATTCAATAAATCAGAAGTGTCTTATAGCTTTTATAATGGGGTGCGTTTTGCCTTAGATTCTATTAGTATAGAAGGGGTTGATATAAAACTATCAGTATACGACACAAGGAATGATAGGAGAATTATAGATAGCATAATAAAACGAGATGATTTCTCTAATACAGATATTATTATAGGTCCTCTTTATAGTTCAAACGTAGAATTCTTGTCAGATAAGTTAAGGGGGCGTATTCCCATTATTGTTTCGCCTCTATCTAAAAGAATAGTCTTAGATAAGAGACCTAATATAGTTAATACTGTCTCTTATGCAGAGGATATGCATAATACTATTCTATCTTATTTTGTTCAGAACTATAGTTCTGGAAGAATATGTATAGTTGGAACTTACGACGACTATAAGGAATTTTTAAAGGTTAAGAAATTTATTTCTAAGGTAGCTCCTATAGATAGTGTACAATCCATATTATTGGAAAAACATAAATTGGAGAGAGATACTCTTATGGTTAAGATAGATTCATTTGCTGTGAACAATTTTATATTGGCTACCAAAGATGATGTTATCACAACAGATTTAATAAGTAGTGTATATGGATTAGGAGATACTGTAATACCCAAGATTTTTCTATTAGAAAAAACAGATATGATTGAAAAATTGGAAAGCGAATATTTGTCTAATGTAGAATTACATTTTCCAGATGTGAATCATATAGATTATCGAGATGAAGACACAAAAGAATTTCTGAAAAGGTATAGAAATAAATACTACACAGAGCCAGATAAATACGGGCTCATAGGCTTTGATGTCACTTATGATATTTTATCAAAAAAAATATTTGGCAAAGATATAAACACTCCAACAAAGGGTCTGTACAGCAGATACATATATGAAAAAACAGCTTTAGGAGGTTATAAGAATAAGCATTCGCATATAATTAAATATGAGAATATGGAAAAAAAGGAATTATTCTTAAAAAAGGAGGACATCACAGATGAAATAGAATACGAATCAGACTCAGACTCAGACTCAGACTCAGACTCAGACTCAAAAACAGATAGCATTCCTAATTTAGATGGTATACAAGGATGA
- a CDS encoding TonB-dependent receptor plug domain-containing protein yields MRKKTSLLMILMYLSLSAMAQKVKELKEVVVTDTQFRVPLKISGNSVVLISEEDIEKQQGKSISQLINQVSGIEINGTHGNLGNNLAYYIRGGRTKDVLILINGKPLTDPSGISFTYDLRNVDLSQVQQIEIVKSGASALYGSNAATVIDIKLKKYSKDLSLSTNHRYSSHNTFDNNIQLYLNSENINTSMFLSNTYSDGFSSAKTNNSDEKFDNDGFHRQNATVNFMGSPYENIFTEVEASYTKYKHDYDFGSFSDGEQNGVSKQKNISIKGVYEPAEDLSVSLYYLLNDIKREDFTSLDKRNSFYRGMSHNMKLYFKYTISERLKILIGSDYNRFSMDNLSFGNTDKGKYDVLDAYFSTLSNWNGLNFHLGARLNNHSNYGMNFVYNTSLSYLFGITDNTDLVIKTNLSNSFNAPSLYQLFSKYGYKELKPEQIYNIEGGISLYSFNRFNLDILYFHRQENNAIIYDRMRYANIDDKRTVHGSELNLKYDINYMLSILGDVSLLWTDKEELFYKIPKQKYGVGVNIIPFENSNLNLQYRYTSKREENVYDMKEKKSIVKTLKPFGLLDLHANYKFLEDKNLTLSLFIYNLLDKDFMTMYGYNTSGISFSIGVNYVI; encoded by the coding sequence ATGAGAAAAAAAACAAGCTTATTAATGATTTTGATGTATTTAAGTTTAAGTGCTATGGCACAGAAAGTTAAAGAGTTAAAGGAGGTGGTAGTTACCGATACTCAGTTTAGGGTTCCACTGAAAATTTCGGGAAATAGTGTAGTCCTTATTTCAGAAGAGGATATAGAAAAACAACAGGGCAAAAGTATATCTCAGTTAATAAATCAAGTTTCTGGTATAGAGATAAATGGAACTCATGGTAATTTGGGTAATAATTTAGCTTATTACATCAGAGGGGGTAGGACAAAGGATGTTCTCATATTAATAAATGGTAAGCCATTGACAGATCCTTCAGGAATTTCTTTTACTTACGATCTCAGGAATGTAGACTTATCTCAAGTGCAACAGATAGAAATAGTCAAAAGTGGAGCAAGTGCATTATATGGATCTAATGCAGCTACAGTAATAGATATAAAGCTAAAAAAATACTCTAAGGATTTGTCATTATCTACCAATCATAGATACTCTTCTCACAATACTTTTGACAATAATATTCAATTGTATCTAAATTCAGAAAATATCAATACGAGTATGTTTCTCAGTAATACTTATTCTGATGGGTTTTCATCTGCTAAGACAAATAATAGTGATGAAAAATTTGATAATGATGGATTCCACAGGCAAAATGCAACTGTTAATTTTATGGGTTCTCCATATGAAAATATATTTACAGAGGTAGAGGCGAGTTATACCAAATACAAGCATGATTACGATTTTGGATCATTCTCAGATGGCGAACAAAATGGAGTTAGTAAGCAGAAGAATATTTCTATTAAAGGGGTATATGAACCTGCAGAAGATTTATCTGTTTCCTTGTATTATTTGTTAAACGATATAAAAAGGGAAGATTTTACCTCTCTTGATAAGAGAAATAGTTTTTACAGAGGGATGTCCCACAATATGAAATTATATTTTAAGTATACTATTTCAGAGAGATTAAAAATATTGATTGGGTCGGACTATAATAGGTTTTCTATGGATAATCTATCATTTGGAAACACTGACAAAGGTAAATACGATGTTTTAGATGCTTATTTTTCTACTCTTTCTAATTGGAATGGGCTGAATTTTCATCTAGGAGCTAGATTAAATAATCATAGCAATTATGGAATGAATTTTGTGTATAACACGAGTTTGTCTTATTTATTTGGGATTACTGATAATACAGATTTAGTAATAAAAACGAATTTATCTAATTCTTTTAATGCTCCTAGTTTATATCAATTATTTTCTAAGTATGGATACAAAGAGCTAAAGCCTGAACAAATATACAATATAGAAGGAGGGATATCTCTATATTCATTTAACAGATTTAATTTGGATATTTTATATTTCCATAGGCAAGAAAATAATGCTATTATATACGATCGCATGCGTTATGCTAATATAGATGATAAGAGAACAGTTCATGGTAGTGAATTGAATTTGAAATACGATATAAATTACATGTTATCTATTTTGGGAGATGTTAGTCTTTTATGGACTGATAAAGAGGAATTATTTTACAAAATTCCAAAACAGAAATATGGAGTAGGAGTAAATATAATTCCATTTGAAAATTCTAATTTAAATCTGCAGTATAGATATACGAGTAAAAGAGAGGAAAATGTATATGATATGAAAGAGAAAAAGAGTATCGTAAAAACTTTAAAGCCATTTGGTTTATTAGATCTTCATGCTAATTATAAATTTTTAGAAGATAAGAATCTGACTTTATCACTATTTATATACAATCTGCTCGACAAAGACTTTATGACAATGTATGGTTATAATACCTCTGGGATAAGTTTTTCAATAGGTGTTAACTATGTGATATAG
- the gldJ gene encoding gliding motility lipoprotein GldJ, giving the protein MIYFKQILENVILDRIFFVLSFLSLIFLNSCSSGASSATGWGFNDPANGGFSVNTGYSGQQAAPGLVFIEGGSFIMGRSRDDVMADWNVTSIRKHVPSFFMDETEVTNVMYREYLFWLQRVFPPSEEFFKNIYKSALPDTLVWRDRFSYNEVYVNNYLRHPAYNDYPVVGVSWVQATKYAEWRTDRVNEKALIDLGVLKDVNGSKDKIIKGGSNFVTDAYLDDPEKVFGGNTEGVYERGLPDYTTSSEEVTNSNFEGRHVNVEDGILLPKYRLPTEAEWEYAALALIGERTGSNVEGGRLYPWSGKKLTDDDGYLLANFKLSQGNYSGVAGWTTDKADVTAPVKSYPPNDYGLYDMAGNVSEWVLDVYRPSVQGEGDLEDFKYHRGNIFKKSKLDAEGNRVRVGEEEIKYDTLATGRIMAKNLPGQLLEENITPNDTYMRKNYQISDNRDYLDGDELSVKASFGAKKPMYNDPKNTVEVDNTGKITGKYDTKGSTFINNDVRVYKGGSWADRAFWLDPSNRRFLHQDLSNAFIGFRCAMDKLGEVSLKGRQYEGVRQ; this is encoded by the coding sequence ATGATTTATTTTAAGCAAATACTAGAAAACGTTATTCTCGATAGAATATTTTTTGTTTTGTCTTTTTTGTCCTTGATTTTTCTAAATTCTTGTAGTTCTGGTGCAAGTAGTGCGACTGGATGGGGTTTTAATGATCCAGCAAATGGAGGTTTTTCTGTAAATACTGGTTATTCTGGTCAGCAAGCAGCTCCAGGATTAGTCTTTATAGAGGGTGGCTCTTTCATTATGGGAAGGTCTCGTGATGATGTAATGGCTGATTGGAATGTTACATCTATTAGGAAACACGTTCCTTCTTTTTTTATGGATGAGACCGAGGTAACTAATGTTATGTACAGGGAGTATTTATTTTGGTTACAGAGGGTTTTCCCTCCTTCAGAAGAATTTTTCAAAAATATTTATAAGTCGGCTCTCCCGGATACTTTGGTGTGGCGTGATAGATTTTCCTACAACGAAGTTTATGTCAATAATTATTTAAGACATCCCGCGTATAATGATTATCCTGTTGTTGGGGTGAGTTGGGTTCAAGCTACAAAGTACGCTGAGTGGAGGACGGATAGAGTAAATGAAAAGGCTCTGATAGATTTGGGAGTACTAAAGGACGTAAATGGTTCTAAGGATAAAATTATAAAGGGAGGTTCTAATTTTGTAACAGATGCATATTTAGATGATCCAGAAAAGGTGTTTGGTGGCAATACTGAGGGGGTTTATGAAAGGGGCTTACCTGATTATACTACTTCTTCTGAAGAGGTTACAAATTCTAATTTTGAAGGTAGACATGTAAATGTAGAGGATGGTATTTTATTACCTAAGTATAGGCTTCCTACAGAAGCTGAATGGGAGTATGCTGCACTTGCACTAATAGGTGAAAGAACAGGTAGTAATGTAGAAGGAGGCAGGCTTTATCCTTGGTCAGGTAAAAAGCTAACAGATGACGATGGTTACTTATTAGCTAACTTTAAATTAAGTCAAGGTAATTATAGTGGTGTTGCTGGATGGACTACTGATAAAGCAGATGTGACTGCTCCTGTAAAATCGTATCCGCCTAATGATTATGGCTTATATGATATGGCTGGTAATGTTTCTGAGTGGGTTTTAGATGTATATAGGCCTAGTGTTCAGGGAGAAGGAGATTTAGAAGATTTTAAGTATCATAGAGGTAATATTTTCAAAAAGTCCAAATTGGATGCTGAAGGTAATAGAGTTAGGGTTGGGGAAGAGGAAATAAAATACGATACTCTTGCAACTGGTAGGATTATGGCTAAGAATCTACCTGGTCAGTTATTAGAAGAGAATATCACACCCAATGATACTTATATGAGAAAAAATTATCAAATATCTGATAATAGGGATTATTTAGACGGAGATGAATTATCTGTTAAGGCTTCTTTCGGAGCTAAAAAGCCTATGTATAATGATCCAAAGAATACTGTAGAGGTAGACAATACGGGGAAAATAACTGGGAAGTACGACACCAAGGGGAGCACTTTCATAAATAATGATGTTAGGGTATATAAGGGTGGTTCTTGGGCAGATAGGGCTTTTTGGTTAGATCCTTCAAATAGAAGGTTTTTACATCAGGATTTATCTAATGCATTTATAGGGTTCAGGTGTGCTATGGATAAACTCGGAGAGGTATCCCTTAAAGGGAGACAATACGAAGGTGTTAGACAATAG
- the lnt gene encoding apolipoprotein N-acyltransferase yields MKKATFLSLVSGLALSCSWPTYGLSYLIFFSFVPLLLAIDSLGDQRFRTIKVFGLSYISLFIWNLSTTYWLFYSTVIGAFLTISSTALFMSIIFVVYSKVKKILGYNLSLILLVMLFICYEKLQTIWDLAWPWLNLGNVFSNNSDIVQWYEYTGSLGGSLWIWVINVVSFKSYLYFRKTKQKSVLRKQSIYIALCITAPIIISHLILSNYEENGQKVDVCILQPNIDSYTEKFNFTNYSMIENIFDLVKDVDLTEKDYLISPETSLPNQIDTSELESEISILELKKYTSQYPELYTVIGITSKRDYNQGDVLPYSARKYIDYDIWYDIYNSAIQLHDGDSIDIYHKSKLVPGVEILPFSSIVKPIIGNRFVDLGGVYGSLGTQDSREVFFNKNGIKVAPIICYESVFGQYITEYLKKGAELLFIVTNDGWWSDSQGHKQHLAYSKIRAIENRRSIARSANTGISAIINQKGEIVDSLPYGERGVLEGQLHINKSLTFYSKNGDYIARIALLLSVIIILLYISILLKMRYIKTSLDS; encoded by the coding sequence ATGAAGAAGGCTACTTTTTTAAGTTTAGTTTCAGGCTTGGCTCTGTCTTGTTCTTGGCCGACTTATGGATTATCTTATCTGATTTTTTTCTCTTTTGTTCCTTTATTATTAGCCATAGATAGCTTAGGAGACCAAAGGTTTAGAACTATAAAGGTTTTTGGTCTTTCTTATATCTCTTTATTTATCTGGAATCTATCTACTACCTATTGGCTGTTTTATTCTACTGTTATAGGTGCTTTTTTGACTATTTCATCTACTGCTCTTTTTATGAGCATTATATTTGTAGTATACAGTAAGGTAAAAAAAATATTAGGATATAATTTATCTCTTATATTATTGGTTATGTTATTCATCTGCTATGAAAAGCTCCAGACAATATGGGATTTGGCATGGCCTTGGCTCAACTTAGGGAATGTGTTTTCTAATAATTCGGATATTGTCCAATGGTATGAATACACTGGTAGTCTAGGTGGTAGTTTATGGATTTGGGTTATAAATGTGGTCTCCTTTAAAAGTTATCTGTATTTCAGGAAAACAAAGCAAAAGTCTGTATTGAGGAAACAGAGCATATATATAGCATTGTGTATTACAGCTCCCATAATTATATCCCATTTAATATTGTCTAACTATGAAGAAAATGGTCAAAAGGTAGATGTTTGTATACTGCAGCCCAATATAGATAGTTACACAGAAAAGTTCAATTTTACTAATTATAGTATGATTGAAAATATATTTGATCTAGTTAAGGACGTAGATTTAACCGAAAAGGACTATCTAATATCTCCTGAAACTTCATTACCCAATCAAATAGACACATCTGAATTAGAGAGTGAAATAAGTATTTTAGAATTAAAAAAATATACAAGTCAATATCCTGAACTATACACTGTAATAGGAATAACTTCTAAAAGAGATTACAATCAAGGGGATGTTTTGCCCTATTCTGCCAGAAAGTATATAGATTACGATATTTGGTATGATATTTATAATTCAGCTATACAATTGCATGATGGGGATAGTATAGATATATATCACAAATCCAAACTAGTTCCTGGAGTGGAAATATTGCCATTTAGTAGTATAGTAAAGCCTATTATAGGCAATAGATTTGTAGATTTGGGAGGGGTATATGGAAGTTTAGGAACACAAGATAGTAGAGAGGTTTTTTTCAATAAAAATGGGATTAAAGTTGCCCCCATAATATGTTATGAATCTGTATTTGGACAATATATCACCGAATATTTAAAAAAAGGAGCAGAGTTATTATTTATAGTCACCAATGATGGTTGGTGGAGTGATAGTCAAGGACACAAACAACATCTAGCGTATTCTAAGATTAGGGCTATAGAAAATAGGAGATCAATAGCCAGATCTGCAAATACGGGAATATCTGCCATAATAAATCAGAAAGGGGAGATAGTAGACAGTCTACCATATGGTGAAAGAGGAGTATTAGAAGGTCAATTACATATTAATAAATCCCTTACTTTTTACTCTAAAAATGGAGACTATATAGCTAGGATAGCTCTTTTATTATCCGTAATAATCATACTTCTGTACATCTCAATTTTGTTGAAAATGAGATATATAAAAACTAGCTTAGATAGTTGA
- the hemA gene encoding glutamyl-tRNA reductase, with amino-acid sequence MIEHIEQGKHLFVVGLSYEKANSELRGLFNISEDLKEDVFKYALGLGVDSLLIISTCNRTELYAFAHDKSLLIDIFCKYSNGNKDLFDSISYTYTDQKAITHLYEVGCGLKSQILGDFEIIGQLKKAVRSSKKNGVLSSFFERLTNSVMQASKTIKNSTLLSDGAASVSFAAANYIIKNVDTLPQKTILLYGMGKMGKNTCENLVKHTTCKSIKLYNRTVENAEKFAGKMKLDLVDPKDITEQINLADILIVSTSSTVPLITVNDIYSKRDILILDLSIPRNVDHKVQEMKNITYLDVDQISKIVSSTLKNRESQIPLAKEIIQEHKKDFLEWVKTRKFAPTINAFRDMLNDIKYAEIDFLEKKMPSFNKEDAHLISSRMIQRITTQIANHIIKNDGSSIDIINNVFDLKSTKKVISPK; translated from the coding sequence ATGATTGAGCACATAGAGCAAGGGAAACATCTGTTTGTCGTTGGATTGAGTTATGAGAAGGCAAATAGCGAATTGAGAGGGCTTTTCAATATTTCTGAAGATCTTAAAGAAGATGTTTTTAAGTATGCTCTAGGTCTAGGGGTAGACTCACTGCTGATTATTTCAACTTGTAACAGAACTGAACTCTACGCTTTTGCTCATGATAAAAGTCTCTTAATCGATATATTCTGTAAATATTCCAATGGAAATAAAGATTTATTTGATAGCATAAGCTATACCTATACTGATCAAAAAGCTATAACACATTTATATGAAGTCGGTTGTGGTCTTAAAAGTCAAATATTAGGAGATTTTGAAATCATAGGACAACTTAAAAAAGCTGTTAGATCTTCTAAAAAAAATGGAGTGTTGAGCAGTTTTTTCGAAAGGCTTACAAACAGTGTAATGCAGGCTAGTAAAACTATAAAAAACAGCACTCTTCTAAGTGATGGGGCCGCTTCGGTCTCTTTTGCAGCTGCTAATTATATTATTAAAAATGTCGATACTCTGCCTCAAAAGACCATTTTACTATATGGAATGGGAAAAATGGGCAAAAATACTTGTGAAAATTTAGTAAAACACACTACTTGCAAAAGCATTAAACTATACAACAGGACAGTAGAAAATGCAGAAAAATTTGCCGGAAAAATGAAATTGGATCTAGTAGACCCTAAAGACATAACTGAGCAAATAAATTTAGCTGATATATTGATAGTTTCTACATCATCAACAGTCCCCCTAATTACAGTAAATGACATCTATTCTAAGAGAGACATTTTGATTTTAGATTTATCTATTCCTAGAAATGTAGATCACAAAGTACAAGAGATGAAAAATATAACTTACCTAGATGTAGATCAGATATCTAAAATAGTAAGCAGTACTCTAAAAAACAGAGAAAGTCAGATACCATTGGCCAAAGAGATAATACAAGAGCATAAAAAAGATTTTCTCGAGTGGGTAAAAACTAGGAAATTCGCCCCTACCATAAATGCTTTTAGAGATATGCTAAATGATATAAAATATGCCGAAATAGACTTTTTAGAAAAAAAAATGCCTTCTTTCAATAAAGAAGATGCCCATTTGATATCATCTAGGATGATACAGAGAATAACCACACAAATTGCCAATCACATAATTAAAAATGATGGCAGCTCTATTGACATTATAAATAATGTATTCGACCTAAAAAGCACTAAAAAAGTTATTAGCCCTAAGTGA
- a CDS encoding anthranilate synthase component I family protein yields the protein MHIEFKDRIRVSKYIDDVDICKAQILKWTNSKYDKAILLDSNQYNRDKYKTFDFILALGVERELLCESEKGAFDELISFRKEVDDWLFGHFSYDLKNDTEEVYSRNFDGINFPSMYFFQPQKIFILKGNVLECLALKNVSVEEIENDFFQILNLNTETDTSVLQCEIEIKNRISKEAYIMAVKKLLEEIQKGNIYEVNFCQEFFAEEITIRPEDVFKSLNSISKAPFSCFYKFEDRFLICASPERFLKKTEDKIISQPIKGTAKRGDKYEDPLIIESLKNSLKEQTENIIVVDLVRNDLSHFAADNSVKVEELCGVYTFEQVHQLISTITAELKSDVSIENVIKKAFPMGSMTGAPKIKAMQLLEKYESTKRGIYSGSVGYITPGGDFDFNVVIRSILYNSTKKYVSFITGGAITSLSIPEEEYQECMLKAKAMIKVLSEYR from the coding sequence ATGCATATTGAGTTTAAAGATAGAATAAGAGTTTCAAAATACATAGATGATGTAGACATTTGTAAGGCACAGATCTTAAAATGGACTAATTCTAAGTACGATAAAGCAATACTGTTAGATTCTAATCAATACAATAGAGATAAATACAAAACTTTTGATTTCATCTTGGCATTGGGAGTTGAAAGAGAATTATTATGTGAATCTGAAAAAGGAGCTTTTGATGAGTTGATTTCTTTTAGAAAAGAAGTAGATGATTGGCTTTTTGGTCATTTTAGTTATGATTTAAAAAACGATACGGAAGAGGTATATTCTAGAAATTTCGATGGAATTAATTTTCCATCTATGTATTTTTTTCAGCCACAAAAAATTTTTATTTTAAAGGGTAATGTTTTAGAGTGTTTAGCATTAAAAAATGTAAGTGTCGAGGAAATAGAAAATGATTTTTTCCAAATATTAAATTTAAATACGGAGACTGATACATCTGTTTTACAGTGTGAGATAGAGATAAAAAATCGCATTTCTAAAGAGGCCTATATAATGGCTGTAAAAAAATTATTGGAAGAAATTCAAAAAGGAAATATCTATGAAGTAAATTTTTGTCAAGAATTTTTTGCAGAAGAGATCACTATACGACCCGAAGATGTATTTAAGTCTTTAAATAGTATTTCCAAAGCTCCATTTTCTTGTTTTTACAAGTTTGAAGATCGGTTTTTGATTTGTGCTTCTCCAGAGAGATTTTTGAAGAAAACAGAGGATAAAATCATTTCTCAACCTATTAAGGGGACGGCAAAAAGAGGAGATAAATATGAGGATCCTTTAATTATTGAATCCTTGAAAAACTCTTTGAAAGAGCAAACAGAAAATATAATAGTAGTAGATTTAGTTAGGAATGATCTCTCTCATTTCGCTGCTGACAATAGTGTTAAAGTAGAAGAATTATGCGGGGTTTACACATTCGAACAAGTACATCAGTTAATATCGACTATAACAGCGGAATTAAAAAGTGATGTTTCAATAGAAAATGTGATAAAAAAGGCTTTCCCAATGGGATCTATGACTGGAGCACCTAAAATAAAAGCCATGCAATTATTAGAAAAATATGAGAGCACAAAAAGGGGTATATATTCTGGATCGGTTGGCTATATCACCCCTGGAGGGGATTTTGATTTTAATGTTGTAATACGCAGTATTCTTTATAATAGCACAAAAAAGTATGTGTCGTTTATCACTGGAGGCGCTATTACCTCTCTATCTATTCCCGAAGAAGAATATCAAGAGTGTATGTTAAAAGCAAAGGCAATGATAAAAGTATTAAGTGAATATAGATAA
- the tsaE gene encoding tRNA (adenosine(37)-N6)-threonylcarbamoyltransferase complex ATPase subunit type 1 TsaE: MEYIAKNKEDLFAIAKDIITRKTSKIFCLNGEMGVGKTTLIKEILKVLGVEDNTSSPSFSIINEYLSALDSSPIYHLDFYRLNDKFEIYDTGCEEYFYSGYYCFIEWSDKFADIIPEGAVRINMKLSGYNRIIQCNY; the protein is encoded by the coding sequence ATGGAATATATCGCTAAAAATAAGGAAGACTTATTTGCTATAGCAAAGGATATTATCACGAGAAAAACATCAAAGATATTTTGTCTAAATGGAGAGATGGGAGTTGGCAAAACTACTTTGATAAAAGAAATATTAAAAGTTTTAGGTGTAGAAGATAATACTTCTAGCCCCAGTTTTTCAATCATAAATGAATATCTTTCTGCTTTGGACAGTTCGCCTATTTATCATTTAGATTTTTATAGGTTAAATGACAAATTTGAGATTTACGATACGGGATGTGAAGAGTATTTTTATTCTGGTTATTATTGTTTTATAGAGTGGAGCGATAAGTTTGCTGATATAATACCAGAGGGAGCTGTTCGGATTAACATGAAACTAAGTGGATATAACAGAATTATACAGTGCAATTATTAA
- a CDS encoding DUF4258 domain-containing protein, translated as MQLLKRFYYYIIGIGIGILITYFFFRDRDISFSYMPTARVLKNINSKYLLFTDESKQQLESLDIDTLQVKKMLKDGDVNFSESDTSLDSCKIYQIESESFIVRVKNCDSTALLIHAKRKND; from the coding sequence GTGCAATTATTAAAGAGGTTTTATTACTACATAATAGGGATTGGAATAGGTATATTAATAACATATTTCTTTTTTAGAGATAGAGATATTTCTTTTTCGTATATGCCTACAGCCAGAGTGTTAAAAAATATAAATAGCAAATATTTATTATTCACAGATGAATCAAAGCAACAGTTAGAGAGTTTGGATATAGATACCCTTCAAGTAAAAAAAATGTTGAAAGATGGAGATGTAAATTTCTCCGAGAGCGATACTTCTTTAGATTCTTGTAAGATATATCAGATAGAATCCGAATCTTTCATTGTGAGAGTAAAAAACTGTGATAGTACAGCTCTTTTAATTCATGCTAAAAGAAAAAATGATTAA